Proteins co-encoded in one Setaria viridis chromosome 9, Setaria_viridis_v4.0, whole genome shotgun sequence genomic window:
- the LOC117840538 gene encoding uncharacterized protein, translated as MASKAALFLALNLVLFVVTNACPYCGGGNNGHGGSGGHHGGGGSGGYGGGSGPGSGSSGGGWGGNNGGGGSGGNGGGYGPIGGGGNGGGVGPIGGGSGGIGPIGGGIGGGIVPIGGGSGGGYGPIGGGGSGGGGSGNDGTSGWYGHCPTNALKLGVCANVLDLIKAKAGVPVDEKCCPLLNGLVELDAAVCLCTAIKANVLGLNLNIPVNLSLVLNFCGKGVPTGFKCA; from the coding sequence ATGGCGTCCAAGGCGGCCCTCTTCCTTGCCCTCAACCTCGTGCTCTTCGTGGTAACCAACGCCTGCCCTTACTGCGGCGGGGGCAACAATGGTCACGGTGGCAGCGGGGGCCATCatggcggcgggggcagcggcggctaCGGGGGTGGCAGCGGGCCGGgtagcggcagcagcggcggcggctggggaggcaacaatggcggtggtggcagcggcggcaacggcggtgGGTACGGcccgatcggcggcggcggcaacggcggcggggtAGGGCCGATtggcggtggcagcggtgggATCGGACCCATCGGaggcggcatcggcggcggcatcgtacccatcggcggcggcagcggtggtgggTACGGCCCCATCGGtggtggaggcagcggcggcggcggcagcggcaacgACGGCACGAGCGGGTGGTACGGCCACTGCCCGACGAACGCGCTGAAGCTGGGCGTGTGCGCCAACGTCCTGGACCTGATCAAGGCGAAGGCCGGCGTCCCCGTCGACGAGAAGTGCTGCCCGCTGCTGAACGGGCTGGTGGAGCTGGACGCCGCCGTGTGCCTGTGCACCGCCATCAAGGCCAACGTGCTGGGGCTGAACCTCAACATCCCCGTCAACCTCAGCCTCGTCCTCAACTTCTGCGGCAAGGGCGTCCCCACGGGCTTCAAGTGCGCCTAA